From one Erinaceus europaeus chromosome 4, mEriEur2.1, whole genome shotgun sequence genomic stretch:
- the CBX6 gene encoding chromobox protein homolog 6 isoform X2: MELSAVGERVFAAESIIKRRIRKGRIEYLVKWKGWAIKYSTWEPEENILDSRLIAAFEQKERERELYGPKKRGPKPKTFLLKPSASATSSPKLHSSAAVHRLKKDIRRCHRMSRRPLPRPDPQGGNPGLRPPISPFSETVRIINRKVKPREPKRNRIILNLKVIDKGSAAGAAGQGGGALARPKVPSRNRVIGKSKKFSESILRTQIRHMKFGSFALYNKPPASALQPPAAKADPAATPTPGLLLPTPAASYDTRSSGSSGCPSPAAQSPDPDDAPPKLLPETLSPAASTWREPEVLDLSLPPESAAAAKRSLPDGSPVVGQALPATPESAGASEAGDWRPEMSPCSNVVVTDVTSNLLTVTIKEFCNPEDFEKVAAGVVGAAGVGSSGGASK, encoded by the exons ATGGAGTTGTCTGCAGTGGGCGAGCGGGTCTTCGCGGCCGAATCCATCATCAAACGGCGGATCCGAAAG GGGCGCATCGAGTACCTGGTGAAATGGAAGGGCTGGGCGATCAA GTACAGCACCTGGGAGCCCGAGGAGAACATCCTGGACTCGCGGCTCATCGCCGCCTTCGAGCAGAA GGAGAGGGAGCGTGAGCTGTACGGGCCCAAGAAGAGGGGACCCAAAcccaaaactttcctcctgaag CCGAGCGCCAGCGCCACCTCGTCGCCCAAGCTGCACTCGAGCGCCGCCGTGCACCGCCTCAAGAAGGACATCCGCCGCTGCCACCGCATGTCCCGCCGGCCCCTGCCCCGCCCGGACCCGCAGGGGGGCAACCCCGGCCTGCGCCCGCCCATCTCGCCCTTCTCGGAGACGGTGCGCATCATCAACCGCAAGGTGAAGCCGCGGGAGCCCAAGCGGAACCGCATCATCCTCAACCTGAAGGTGATCGACAAGGGCTCGGCCGCGGGGGCCGCGGGGCAGGGAGGCGGCGCCCTGGCGCGCCCCAAGGTGCCCTCGCGGAACCGCGTCATCGGCAAGAGCAAGAAGTTCAGCGAGAGCATCTTGCGCACGCAGATCCGCCACATGAAGTTCGGCTCCTTCGCGCTCTACAACAAGCCCCCGGCCAGTGCGCTGCAGCCCCCCGCGGCCAAGGCCGACCCGGCCGcgacccccaccccggggctgCTGCTGCCCACCCCCGCCGCGTCCTATGACACCAGGAGCTCCGGCTCCTCGGGCTGCCCCTCGCCGGCCGCGCAGTCCCCCGACCCCGACGACGCGCCCCCCAAGCTGCTCCCCGAGACCCTGAGCCCGGCCGCCTCCACCTGGCGGGAGCCTGAGGTGCTCGACCTGTCCCTCCCCCCCGAGTCTGCCGCAGCCGCCAAGCGGAGCCTCCCAGATGGTTCCCCAGTGGTTGGCCAGGCCCTGCCCGCAACCCCCGAGTCCGCTGGGGCCAGCGAGGCCGGGGACTGGCGCCCTGAGATGTCACCCTGCTCCAACGTGGTGGTCACCGATGTCACCAGCAACCTCCTGACCGTCACCATCAAGGAATTCTGCAACCCTGAGGATTTCGAGAAGGTGGCCGCTGGGGTGGTGGGTGCTGCAGGGGTGGGCAGCAGTGGTGGGGCCAGCAAATGA
- the CBX6 gene encoding chromobox protein homolog 6 isoform X1, whose translation MELSAVGERVFAAESIIKRRIRKGRIEYLVKWKGWAIKYSTWEPEENILDSRLIAAFEQKERERELYGPKKRGPKPKTFLLKARAQAEALRISDVHFSVKPSASATSSPKLHSSAAVHRLKKDIRRCHRMSRRPLPRPDPQGGNPGLRPPISPFSETVRIINRKVKPREPKRNRIILNLKVIDKGSAAGAAGQGGGALARPKVPSRNRVIGKSKKFSESILRTQIRHMKFGSFALYNKPPASALQPPAAKADPAATPTPGLLLPTPAASYDTRSSGSSGCPSPAAQSPDPDDAPPKLLPETLSPAASTWREPEVLDLSLPPESAAAAKRSLPDGSPVVGQALPATPESAGASEAGDWRPEMSPCSNVVVTDVTSNLLTVTIKEFCNPEDFEKVAAGVVGAAGVGSSGGASK comes from the exons ATGGAGTTGTCTGCAGTGGGCGAGCGGGTCTTCGCGGCCGAATCCATCATCAAACGGCGGATCCGAAAG GGGCGCATCGAGTACCTGGTGAAATGGAAGGGCTGGGCGATCAA GTACAGCACCTGGGAGCCCGAGGAGAACATCCTGGACTCGCGGCTCATCGCCGCCTTCGAGCAGAA GGAGAGGGAGCGTGAGCTGTACGGGCCCAAGAAGAGGGGACCCAAAcccaaaactttcctcctgaag GCGCGGGCCCAGGCCGAGGCCCTCCGCATCAGCGatgtgcatttctctgtcaaGCCGAGCGCCAGCGCCACCTCGTCGCCCAAGCTGCACTCGAGCGCCGCCGTGCACCGCCTCAAGAAGGACATCCGCCGCTGCCACCGCATGTCCCGCCGGCCCCTGCCCCGCCCGGACCCGCAGGGGGGCAACCCCGGCCTGCGCCCGCCCATCTCGCCCTTCTCGGAGACGGTGCGCATCATCAACCGCAAGGTGAAGCCGCGGGAGCCCAAGCGGAACCGCATCATCCTCAACCTGAAGGTGATCGACAAGGGCTCGGCCGCGGGGGCCGCGGGGCAGGGAGGCGGCGCCCTGGCGCGCCCCAAGGTGCCCTCGCGGAACCGCGTCATCGGCAAGAGCAAGAAGTTCAGCGAGAGCATCTTGCGCACGCAGATCCGCCACATGAAGTTCGGCTCCTTCGCGCTCTACAACAAGCCCCCGGCCAGTGCGCTGCAGCCCCCCGCGGCCAAGGCCGACCCGGCCGcgacccccaccccggggctgCTGCTGCCCACCCCCGCCGCGTCCTATGACACCAGGAGCTCCGGCTCCTCGGGCTGCCCCTCGCCGGCCGCGCAGTCCCCCGACCCCGACGACGCGCCCCCCAAGCTGCTCCCCGAGACCCTGAGCCCGGCCGCCTCCACCTGGCGGGAGCCTGAGGTGCTCGACCTGTCCCTCCCCCCCGAGTCTGCCGCAGCCGCCAAGCGGAGCCTCCCAGATGGTTCCCCAGTGGTTGGCCAGGCCCTGCCCGCAACCCCCGAGTCCGCTGGGGCCAGCGAGGCCGGGGACTGGCGCCCTGAGATGTCACCCTGCTCCAACGTGGTGGTCACCGATGTCACCAGCAACCTCCTGACCGTCACCATCAAGGAATTCTGCAACCCTGAGGATTTCGAGAAGGTGGCCGCTGGGGTGGTGGGTGCTGCAGGGGTGGGCAGCAGTGGTGGGGCCAGCAAATGA